From Salvelinus sp. IW2-2015 unplaced genomic scaffold, ASM291031v2 Un_scaffold4039, whole genome shotgun sequence, one genomic window encodes:
- the LOC112076794 gene encoding protein NLRC3-like, producing METKQSIISNFNKYKVLFIFDGLDECRLPLDFQKNKICWDVTESTSVDVLLTNLIKGNLLPSALLWITTRPAAANKIPSGCVDQVTEVRGFNDPQKEEYFRKRFSDEDLASRIISHIKTSRSLHIMCHIPVFCWISAIVLEHMLKHKREEMPKTLTEMYTHLVVFHTKQKNEKYLGKEETGPXWNKESILSLGKLAFQQLVXGNLIFYEGDLKEAGIDVNEASVYSGLCTQLFKEECVLYQNKVYCFVHLSIQEFLAAVYVFLSFINNNENLMDKLQTKDKSEVTFYKSAVEKPYKAWHRKAGHLFSSLLWPS from the coding sequence ATGGAAACCAAACAATCAATAATCTCCAACTTCAACAAGTAcaaagttctgttcatctttgatggtctggatgagtgccgactgcccctagacttccagaagaacaagatCTGTTGGGACGTGACAGAGTCAACCTCAGTGGATGTTCTGCTGACAAATCTCATCAAGGgaaatctgcttccctctgctctcctctggataacTACACGACCTGCCGCAGCCAATAAGATCCCTTCAGGGTGTGTTgaccaggtgacagaggtacgagggttcaatgacccacagaaggaggagtacttcaggaagagattcagtgatgaggacctggccagcagaatcatctcacacataaagacatcaaggagcctccacatcatgtgccacattccagtcttctgttggatttctgcaatagtccttgaacacatgctgaaacataagagagaagagatgccKAAGactctgactgagatgtacacacaccttgTGGTGTTTCATACCAAACAGAAGAATGAAAAGTACCTTGGGAAAGAAGAGACAGGTCCACAVTGGAATAAAGAGAGCATTCTGTCACTGGGAAAACTGGCTTTTCAACAGCTTGTGAAHGGCAATCTGATTTTCTATGAAGGAGACCTGAAGGAGgctggcattgatgtcaatgaagcCTCAGTGTACTCAGGATTGTGCACACAGCTCTTTAAAGAGGAATGTGTGCTGTACCAGAACAAGGTGTACTGCTTTGTtcatctgagcattcaggagtttctggctgctgTATATGTGTTCCTCTCATTCATCAACAACAATGAGAATCTAATGGACAAACTGCAAACAAAAGACAAGTCTGAAGTTACTTTCTACAAGAGTGCTGTGGAAAAGCCTTACAAAGCGTGGCACCGGAAAGCTGGACACCTGTTTTCCTCGCTCCTTTGGCCTTCATGA